From a region of the Butyrivibrio sp. AE3004 genome:
- a CDS encoding methionine gamma-lyase family protein: MENLNLKSIYKSMGIPEEVYDFCDDIWNGLKPRFEKIREISDYNQAKVLKAMQDNKVSEACLLGTTGYGYNDIGRDKLEAVYASVFHTEDALVRPQITCGTHALALALMSNLRPGDELLSPVGKPYDTLEEVIGIRQSKGSLAEYGVSYRQVDLLPDGEFDFDGIKAAINEKTRLVTIQRSKGYQTRPTLSVERIGEVIKFIKSIKPEVICMVDNCYGEFVETIEPTDVGADMVVGSLIKNPGGGLAPIGGYIAGKKECVENAAYRLTSPGLGKEVGASLGILPQFYQGLFLAPNVTANALMGAIFAANIYEKLGFFVLPNGTEERYDIIQAITFNDPLLLTSFCEGIQAAAPVDSYVTPEPWDMPGYDSQVIMAAGAFVSGSSIELSADGPLREPYSVFFQGGLTWQHVKYGIMKTLAVMYEKGLVKI; the protein is encoded by the coding sequence ATGGAAAATTTGAATTTGAAAAGTATCTACAAAAGCATGGGAATTCCGGAGGAAGTCTATGATTTTTGTGATGATATATGGAATGGATTAAAACCCAGATTTGAAAAAATCAGGGAGATTTCCGATTACAACCAGGCAAAAGTATTAAAAGCCATGCAGGATAATAAAGTATCAGAAGCTTGCCTGCTTGGAACAACCGGATACGGATACAATGATATAGGAAGAGATAAGCTTGAGGCAGTATATGCTTCTGTTTTCCATACTGAGGATGCACTTGTAAGACCACAGATAACATGCGGAACTCATGCTCTTGCACTTGCTCTTATGAGTAATTTAAGACCGGGAGATGAACTTTTATCACCTGTAGGGAAACCTTATGATACTTTGGAAGAGGTTATCGGTATAAGACAGTCAAAGGGATCGCTCGCAGAATACGGAGTCAGCTATAGACAGGTTGATCTTTTGCCGGACGGAGAATTTGATTTTGATGGGATAAAAGCAGCTATTAATGAAAAGACCAGGCTTGTTACCATACAGAGAAGTAAAGGCTATCAGACAAGACCTACGCTGTCTGTTGAGAGAATCGGAGAAGTAATTAAATTCATAAAAAGCATAAAGCCTGAAGTGATATGCATGGTTGATAACTGCTATGGAGAATTTGTCGAAACTATTGAACCTACCGATGTAGGCGCGGATATGGTTGTGGGGTCTCTTATAAAAAATCCGGGAGGCGGTCTGGCTCCGATTGGCGGATATATAGCAGGCAAGAAGGAATGTGTTGAAAATGCTGCTTACAGACTTACTTCACCGGGACTTGGAAAAGAAGTAGGAGCGTCGCTGGGGATACTTCCTCAATTTTACCAGGGGCTGTTTCTTGCTCCGAACGTTACCGCAAATGCTTTAATGGGTGCTATTTTTGCGGCAAATATATATGAAAAGCTTGGATTTTTCGTACTGCCGAACGGAACAGAAGAGCGCTATGACATAATTCAGGCAATTACCTTCAATGATCCTTTGCTTCTTACTTCTTTTTGCGAAGGTATTCAGGCTGCAGCACCTGTGGATTCCTATGTTACACCGGAGCCTTGGGATATGCCTGGGTATGATTCGCAGGTTATCATGGCAGCCGGAGCATTTGTATCGGGCAGTTCTATAGAATTATCTGCTGATGGCCCTTTGCGCGAGCCTTATTCAGTATTCTTTCAGGGTGGACTTACCTGGCAGCATGTTAAATACGGTATCATGAAGACGCTTGCTGTAATGTATGAAAAAGGACTTGTAAAAATCTGA
- the miaA gene encoding tRNA (adenosine(37)-N6)-dimethylallyltransferase MiaA — protein MDKIVILTGPTAVGKTKISIEIAKALHGEIISADSMQVYRNMNIGTDKISEADMQGVPHHLIDILDPEEEFNVFKFKKLATAAINDITSRGKLPIIVGGTGFYIQSVLYDIDFSENYDNNELEKYKNELTELSRSEEGIHKLHKMLQEVDPDYANELHENNVKRVIRALCFNKETGLKLSEHNKDQREKEASFDFFYFVLTDERQILYDRIEKRIDIMMEKGLIEEVQELLKHNIDRNATSMQAIGYREIFQYLDGNITKEKAIELLKRNTRHFAKRQITWFKREKDVTWIDKSEYNRDDEIIAKELVKRIKNRWKI, from the coding sequence ATGGATAAAATAGTCATTTTGACTGGCCCGACTGCTGTAGGTAAAACGAAAATTTCAATAGAGATTGCCAAAGCGCTTCATGGTGAAATAATATCAGCTGACTCTATGCAGGTTTATCGTAATATGAATATCGGAACAGATAAGATTTCGGAAGCAGATATGCAGGGAGTTCCACATCATCTTATTGATATTCTTGATCCGGAAGAAGAATTTAATGTATTTAAATTCAAAAAGCTGGCTACAGCTGCAATAAATGATATTACTTCACGGGGCAAGCTCCCAATAATTGTTGGCGGTACCGGATTTTATATCCAGTCGGTTCTTTATGATATAGATTTTTCCGAAAATTATGATAATAATGAATTGGAAAAATATAAAAATGAACTTACTGAATTATCAAGAAGTGAAGAGGGTATTCACAAACTGCATAAAATGCTACAGGAAGTTGATCCGGATTACGCTAATGAACTTCATGAGAATAATGTTAAACGTGTAATAAGAGCGTTATGTTTTAATAAAGAAACAGGACTGAAATTGTCTGAACATAATAAGGATCAGAGGGAAAAAGAAGCTTCTTTTGATTTCTTTTATTTTGTTCTGACGGACGAAAGACAAATTCTTTATGACAGAATTGAAAAACGTATAGATATTATGATGGAAAAAGGACTTATAGAAGAAGTACAGGAACTTTTGAAACATAATATAGACCGAAACGCAACCTCTATGCAAGCAATCGGTTACAGAGAGATATTTCAATATCTTGATGGGAATATTACCAAGGAAAAAGCTATTGAGCTTTTAAAAAGAAATACAAGACATTTTGCAAAAAGACAGATTACCTGGTTTAAACGGGAAAAAGATGTGACATGGATAGATAAATCCGAATATAACAGGGATGATGAGATAATTGCAAAAGAATTAGTTAAAAGGATTAAGAATAGATGGAAAATTTGA
- the mutL gene encoding DNA mismatch repair endonuclease MutL, whose translation MAKIFELDQNTIDQIAAGEVVERPSSVVKELVENAIDSGATSITVEIQDGGTKLIRVTDNGSGIDKSEIRNAFKRHATSKLMSIDDIYRLKSLGFRGEALSSISAVSQTELITKTENELVGTRYCINGGKEESVEDIGAPTGTTIIVRDLFYNTPARKKFLKTPQTEGSYVGDLMEHMAMDNPSVSFHFINNRDDKFTTSGNGDLKELIYRIYGRDVSMCLVPISVTENEYTIEGYLGEPALNRSNRNFENFFVNGRYIKDKVISKALEEGYKEYLMQHKFPFCVVHIRMNTELVDVNVHPSKMEVRFSNQPFVYEFIRKNVAKALHEHEMIPEVLRNEKEDKAFAKKQAEQLKKQPDNVNKQSDKFFNTEAAKADLLPTNSNKASRTEIFISEENFSGNSLSETGKRQYNANDSVPEPFEKSRLTQDNKLKEDKPVFAEGISPEPVVIEDNVKSPVWTRIFGDHTPPKSEEDSKVAGPIIKSSEAVIVEKGIQLDLFDDKMLKKDNRNEYNILGQIFDTYWIIAFKDKMFIVDQHAAHEKVNYERMIKRYKEKDVASQLVQPPIIVSLTTQEIDVFEKYHVAFEKLGFNIEPFGGHDYAIREVPVDIYGCNNEKEMFTEVLDELANDTNLDRTPDVINYKIASMACKASVKGNMKMSVMEMEKLIDELLTLDNPYNCPHGRPTIISMSKYEIEKKFKRVVD comes from the coding sequence ATGGCTAAAATATTTGAACTTGATCAGAACACTATAGACCAGATAGCTGCAGGTGAGGTAGTTGAACGACCTTCAAGCGTTGTAAAAGAGCTTGTGGAAAATGCTATTGATTCAGGAGCTACTTCAATAACCGTTGAGATTCAGGATGGCGGTACAAAGCTCATTCGTGTTACGGATAATGGAAGCGGTATAGATAAGTCAGAAATTCGTAATGCGTTTAAAAGACATGCTACAAGTAAACTTATGAGCATTGATGATATTTACAGACTTAAATCCCTTGGTTTTCGAGGTGAAGCTTTATCAAGTATTTCTGCAGTTTCACAGACAGAACTTATAACAAAAACCGAGAATGAGCTGGTTGGTACCAGGTACTGTATCAATGGAGGGAAAGAGGAATCTGTTGAAGATATCGGTGCTCCTACAGGAACAACAATAATTGTAAGAGATCTATTTTATAATACACCTGCAAGAAAAAAATTTTTAAAAACACCTCAAACTGAAGGTTCTTATGTTGGCGATCTGATGGAACACATGGCTATGGATAATCCTTCGGTCTCCTTCCATTTTATAAATAACCGGGATGACAAATTTACTACTTCCGGCAACGGTGATTTAAAAGAACTTATTTACAGGATATATGGAAGAGATGTTTCAATGTGCCTCGTTCCTATATCTGTTACTGAGAACGAATATACAATTGAAGGCTATCTCGGTGAACCTGCTTTAAACAGGTCAAACAGAAATTTTGAGAATTTTTTTGTGAACGGTAGATACATAAAAGATAAGGTTATTTCCAAAGCTCTTGAAGAAGGATATAAGGAATATCTTATGCAGCATAAGTTCCCTTTTTGTGTTGTTCATATAAGAATGAACACAGAACTTGTTGATGTAAATGTGCATCCTTCAAAGATGGAAGTCAGATTTAGCAACCAGCCTTTTGTGTATGAATTCATAAGAAAAAATGTTGCTAAAGCTCTGCATGAACATGAAATGATTCCCGAAGTTTTGAGAAATGAAAAGGAAGATAAAGCATTTGCCAAAAAGCAGGCTGAGCAATTAAAAAAACAACCTGATAATGTAAATAAGCAATCGGATAAGTTTTTTAACACCGAAGCTGCAAAAGCTGACCTATTACCTACAAATTCAAATAAAGCTTCAAGAACCGAGATATTTATTTCAGAAGAGAACTTTTCCGGTAATTCCCTCTCTGAAACCGGAAAAAGGCAGTATAACGCAAATGATTCTGTGCCTGAGCCATTTGAAAAGAGCAGACTTACACAGGATAATAAGTTAAAGGAAGATAAACCTGTATTTGCGGAAGGTATCTCTCCGGAGCCTGTAGTCATAGAAGATAATGTGAAATCTCCTGTTTGGACAAGAATTTTTGGAGATCATACCCCGCCAAAATCCGAAGAGGATAGCAAAGTGGCAGGACCGATAATTAAAAGCTCCGAGGCGGTTATTGTAGAAAAAGGTATACAGCTTGATCTTTTTGATGACAAAATGCTGAAGAAGGATAACAGAAATGAATATAATATCCTTGGACAGATATTTGATACATATTGGATAATTGCTTTTAAGGATAAGATGTTTATTGTTGATCAGCATGCAGCTCATGAAAAAGTCAACTATGAGAGAATGATAAAAAGATATAAGGAAAAAGATGTTGCTTCTCAGCTTGTGCAACCGCCAATTATTGTGTCTCTTACAACACAGGAAATAGATGTATTTGAAAAGTATCATGTAGCGTTTGAAAAGCTTGGCTTTAATATTGAACCCTTTGGCGGCCACGATTATGCAATAAGAGAAGTTCCTGTTGACATTTACGGATGCAACAATGAAAAAGAAATGTTTACGGAAGTATTGGATGAGCTTGCAAATGACACAAATCTTGACAGAACACCTGATGTAATAAATTACAAGATTGCAAGTATGGCATGTAAGGCTTCGGTAAAGGGAAATATGAAAATGTCTGTCATGGAAATGGAAAAGCTGATCGATGAACTTTTGACATTGGATAATCCTTATAATTGTCCTCATGGAAGACCCACTATTATTTCTATGAGTAAATATGAAATAGAGAAGAAATTTAAACGTGTAGTTGACTGA